A genomic region of Burkholderia humptydooensis contains the following coding sequences:
- the narH gene encoding nitrate reductase subunit beta — MKIRAQIAMVLNLDKCIGCHTCSVTCKNVWTSREGMEYAWFNNVETKPGIGYPKDWENQERWRGGWKRRADGRIEPRLGGKWRLLAQIFANPHLPEIDDYYEPFTFDYAHLQEAGDTKAMPVARPRSLVSGERLEKIEWGPNWEEILGGEFEKRSKDYNFDHVQKDIYGQFENTFMMYLPRLCEHCLNPACVAACPSGSIYKREEDGIVLIDQDKCRGWRMCVSGCPYKKIYYNWQSGKAEKCIFCYPRIEAGQPTVCSETCVGRIRYLGVLLYDADRIGAAASVERETDLYEAQLSLFLDPNDPTVAAQAERDGVPAAWLDAARRSPVYKMAIDWKIAFPLHPEYRTLPMVWYVPPLSPINAAANSGSLGMNGYLPDVESLRIPLRYLANLLTAGDEAPVKHALERLLAMRAFMRARHVDRVDAPGVLKQARLSVAQVDEMYRYLAIANYEDRFVIPTTHREYAEDAFDLRASCGFSFGNGCSGGTSQASLFGMKKGRRTIPIKEAEQ; from the coding sequence ATGAAGATCCGCGCGCAGATCGCGATGGTGCTCAATCTCGACAAGTGCATCGGCTGCCACACGTGCTCGGTCACGTGCAAGAACGTGTGGACGAGCCGCGAAGGGATGGAGTACGCGTGGTTCAACAATGTCGAGACGAAGCCCGGCATCGGCTATCCGAAGGACTGGGAGAACCAGGAGCGCTGGCGCGGCGGCTGGAAGCGGCGCGCGGACGGCAGGATCGAGCCGCGCCTCGGCGGCAAGTGGCGGCTCCTCGCACAGATCTTCGCGAATCCGCATCTGCCGGAAATCGACGATTACTACGAGCCGTTCACGTTCGACTACGCGCATCTGCAGGAAGCGGGCGACACGAAGGCGATGCCCGTGGCGCGGCCGCGCTCGCTCGTGAGCGGCGAGCGGCTCGAGAAAATCGAGTGGGGGCCGAACTGGGAGGAGATCCTCGGCGGCGAATTCGAAAAGCGCTCGAAGGACTACAATTTCGACCACGTGCAGAAGGACATCTACGGACAGTTCGAGAACACGTTCATGATGTACCTGCCGCGCCTTTGCGAGCACTGCCTGAATCCGGCGTGCGTCGCCGCGTGCCCGTCGGGCTCGATCTACAAGCGCGAGGAAGACGGGATCGTGCTGATCGACCAGGACAAGTGCCGCGGCTGGCGGATGTGCGTGTCCGGCTGCCCGTACAAGAAGATCTACTACAACTGGCAAAGCGGCAAGGCGGAGAAGTGCATCTTCTGCTATCCGCGCATCGAGGCGGGCCAGCCGACCGTGTGCTCGGAGACCTGCGTCGGCCGCATCCGCTATCTCGGCGTGCTGCTGTACGACGCCGACCGCATCGGCGCCGCGGCGAGCGTCGAGCGCGAGACCGATTTGTACGAAGCGCAACTGTCGCTCTTTCTCGATCCGAACGACCCGACCGTCGCCGCGCAGGCGGAGCGCGACGGCGTGCCGGCCGCGTGGCTCGACGCGGCGCGGCGCTCGCCCGTCTACAAGATGGCGATCGACTGGAAGATCGCGTTCCCGCTGCATCCGGAGTACCGGACGCTGCCGATGGTCTGGTACGTGCCGCCGCTGTCGCCGATCAACGCAGCCGCGAACAGCGGCTCGCTCGGGATGAACGGCTATCTGCCCGACGTCGAATCGCTGCGCATTCCGCTGCGCTATCTCGCGAACCTGCTGACCGCGGGCGACGAGGCGCCCGTGAAGCACGCGCTCGAGCGGCTGCTCGCGATGCGCGCGTTCATGCGCGCCCGGCACGTCGATCGCGTCGACGCGCCGGGCGTGCTGAAGCAGGCGCGCCTGTCGGTCGCGCAGGTCGACGAGATGTACCGCTATCTCGCGATCGCGAACTACGAGGATCGCTTCGTGATCCCGACGACCCATCGCGAATACGCGGAGGACGCATTCGACCTGCGCGCGTCGTGCGGCTTCTCGTTCGGCAACGGCTGCTCGGGCGGCACGTCGCAGGCGAGCCTGTTCGGGATGAAGAAAGGCCGGAGGACGATTCCGATCAAGGAGGCGGAGCAATGA
- the narI gene encoding respiratory nitrate reductase subunit gamma: MSDDLNTFLFGIYPYLCVAVLLIGSLIRFDREQYTWKSDSSQLLRRGALRLGSNLFHWGVLVVVIGHFGGFLAPHWLVSPFLSASAHQLVAMVGGGAAGAVAIVGLTILIVRRLGDARIRHNSRKSDILIVLMLWAQLALGLGTVVLSARHMDGAMFEVLTGYVKGVVTFQPGIAGLLAGVPWTYRAHILLGFTIFLVSPFTRMVHIWSGFASVAYLIRPYQLVRKR, encoded by the coding sequence ATGAGCGATGACCTGAATACGTTTCTGTTCGGCATCTATCCGTACCTCTGCGTCGCGGTGCTGCTGATCGGCAGCCTGATCCGCTTCGATCGCGAGCAGTACACGTGGAAGAGCGATTCGTCGCAACTGCTGCGGCGCGGCGCGCTGCGGCTCGGCAGCAACCTGTTCCACTGGGGCGTGCTCGTCGTCGTGATCGGCCATTTCGGCGGCTTTCTCGCGCCGCACTGGCTCGTGTCGCCGTTCCTGTCGGCGTCCGCGCATCAGCTCGTCGCGATGGTGGGCGGCGGCGCGGCGGGCGCGGTCGCGATCGTCGGGCTCACGATCCTGATCGTGCGGCGGCTCGGCGACGCGCGCATCCGCCACAACAGCCGCAAGTCCGACATCCTGATCGTGCTGATGCTGTGGGCGCAGCTCGCGCTCGGGCTCGGCACGGTCGTGCTGTCCGCGCGCCACATGGACGGCGCGATGTTCGAGGTGCTGACCGGCTACGTGAAGGGCGTCGTCACGTTCCAGCCGGGCATCGCGGGCCTGCTCGCCGGCGTGCCGTGGACCTATCGCGCGCACATCCTGCTCGGCTTCACGATCTTCCTCGTGTCGCCGTTCACGCGGATGGTGCATATCTGGAGCGGATTCGCGTCGGTTGCATACCTGATCCGCCCGTACCAGCTCGTTCGCAAGCGTTGA
- a CDS encoding peptidylprolyl isomerase, whose amino-acid sequence MNTIDETLDTRPHARVSVNGVEIGAADIAAERAHHPDAEDPLDAARRALVVHELLRQRAVALGLAADGAPLGDDALDALLARELTHLPEPTRDDCERYYRNHAERFRRRDIVHASHILFAVTDATPLAPLRREAEAALARALAAPQTFETLARELSNCPSAAVGGNLGQLLRGDSVPEFDAAVFDTPELGVLPRLVNTRFGFHIVRIERREPGDPVPFDAVAADIAAFLAERVRHKAIQQYVTILASRARIEGVAFGDANGPLVQ is encoded by the coding sequence ATGAACACGATCGACGAAACCCTCGATACGCGGCCGCACGCACGCGTGAGCGTGAACGGCGTCGAGATCGGCGCGGCCGACATCGCCGCCGAGCGCGCGCATCATCCCGACGCCGAGGATCCGCTCGACGCGGCGCGGCGCGCGCTCGTCGTGCACGAGCTGCTGCGCCAGCGCGCGGTCGCGCTCGGGCTCGCGGCCGACGGCGCGCCGCTCGGCGACGACGCGCTCGACGCGCTGCTCGCGCGCGAGCTCACGCATCTGCCGGAGCCGACGCGCGACGATTGCGAGCGCTACTACCGCAACCATGCGGAGCGCTTTCGCCGCCGCGACATCGTGCATGCGAGCCATATCCTGTTCGCGGTGACGGACGCGACGCCGCTCGCGCCGCTGCGCCGCGAGGCCGAGGCGGCGCTCGCGCGCGCGCTTGCCGCGCCGCAGACGTTCGAGACGCTCGCGCGCGAACTGTCGAACTGCCCGTCGGCGGCGGTCGGCGGCAATCTCGGGCAATTGCTGCGCGGCGATTCGGTGCCGGAATTCGACGCGGCCGTGTTCGACACGCCGGAGCTCGGCGTGCTGCCGCGCCTCGTGAACACGCGTTTCGGCTTCCATATCGTGCGGATCGAGCGCCGCGAGCCGGGCGATCCGGTGCCGTTCGACGCGGTCGCGGCCGACATCGCCGCGTTCCTCGCCGAGCGCGTGCGGCACAAGGCGATCCAGCAATACGTGACGATTCTCGCGAGCCGCGCGCGGATCGAGGGCGTCGCGTTCGGCGACGCGAACGGACCGCTGGTTCAATGA
- a CDS encoding MFS transporter: MVSQHDSGAFDHAPAIPARAWSVLFASTFAFLVCFVVWMMFGVLGIQLREDLRLNATEFGMLTSTPVLTGALMRLPLGAWTDRFGGRIVMTVLLVVCAVPVYGVSYANALWQFLLIGLFLGCVGASFAVGTPYVARFFPPQRRGLAMGVFGAGTVGAAVNLFVTPRLLAAYGWRFVPRVYAVALIVTAAIFWLASAPDPGAGAQKGSWVDSFKVLRDPRVWKLCQYYSITFGGFTALSLWIPQYLKNGYGMSLVAASAFAAGFSLPGSVLRALGGALADRYGAHAITWWGLWVAWICLFLLSYPPTDLVIHTIDGTATLRLHVPLAAFVVLTFALGAVFAFGMASTFKYVADDFPNDMGVVTGIVGLAGGLGGFLLPVIFGALVDLLRVRSTCFMFLYGIVWVSLIILYLSEIRRVPVTGAAAR, translated from the coding sequence ATGGTCTCACAGCACGATTCCGGCGCGTTCGACCATGCGCCCGCGATTCCCGCGCGCGCATGGTCGGTGCTTTTCGCGAGCACGTTCGCGTTCCTCGTCTGCTTCGTCGTCTGGATGATGTTCGGCGTGCTCGGCATCCAGTTGCGCGAAGACCTGCGTCTGAACGCGACCGAGTTCGGCATGCTCACGTCGACGCCCGTGCTGACGGGCGCGCTGATGCGGCTGCCGCTCGGCGCATGGACCGACCGCTTCGGCGGCCGCATCGTGATGACGGTGCTGCTCGTCGTCTGCGCGGTGCCCGTCTACGGGGTCAGCTACGCGAACGCGCTGTGGCAGTTCCTGCTGATCGGGCTCTTTCTCGGCTGCGTCGGCGCATCATTCGCGGTCGGCACGCCGTACGTCGCGCGGTTCTTTCCGCCGCAGCGGCGCGGGCTCGCGATGGGCGTGTTCGGCGCCGGCACGGTGGGCGCGGCGGTCAACCTGTTCGTCACGCCGCGGTTGCTCGCCGCATACGGCTGGCGCTTCGTGCCGCGCGTGTACGCCGTTGCGCTCATCGTCACCGCGGCGATCTTCTGGCTCGCCTCGGCGCCCGATCCCGGCGCGGGCGCGCAAAAGGGCTCATGGGTCGATTCGTTCAAGGTGCTGCGCGATCCGCGCGTATGGAAGCTCTGTCAGTACTACTCGATCACGTTCGGCGGCTTCACCGCGCTGTCGCTGTGGATTCCGCAGTATCTGAAGAACGGCTATGGGATGTCGCTCGTCGCCGCGTCCGCGTTCGCGGCGGGCTTTTCGCTGCCGGGCTCGGTGCTGCGCGCGCTCGGCGGCGCGCTCGCCGACCGCTACGGCGCGCACGCGATCACCTGGTGGGGGCTGTGGGTCGCGTGGATTTGCCTGTTCCTGCTGTCCTATCCGCCGACCGACCTCGTGATCCATACGATCGACGGCACCGCGACGCTGCGGCTGCATGTTCCGCTCGCGGCGTTCGTCGTGCTGACGTTCGCGCTCGGCGCGGTGTTCGCGTTCGGGATGGCGTCGACGTTCAAGTACGTCGCCGACGATTTCCCGAACGACATGGGGGTCGTCACCGGCATCGTCGGGCTGGCGGGCGGGCTCGGCGGCTTCCTGCTGCCGGTCATCTTCGGCGCGCTCGTCGATCTGCTGCGCGTGCGTTCGACGTGCTTCATGTTCCTGTACGGGATCGTGTGGGTGTCGCTGATCATCCTGTACTTGTCCGAGATCCGGCGCGTGCCCGTCACGGGCGCCGCCGCGCGCTGA
- a CDS encoding ribbon-helix-helix protein, CopG family encodes METKSARLTVLIDPFKKKAFEQLCAAQDLTPSQVVRQMIRDYLEQHGVSYKTRSTVAVRGAAKPQSRRKPAA; translated from the coding sequence ATGGAAACGAAAAGCGCCCGTCTGACCGTCCTGATCGACCCCTTCAAGAAAAAGGCGTTCGAGCAACTGTGCGCCGCGCAGGATTTGACGCCGTCGCAGGTCGTGCGGCAGATGATTCGCGATTATCTCGAGCAGCACGGCGTGAGCTACAAGACGCGCAGCACGGTTGCCGTGCGCGGCGCCGCGAAGCCGCAGTCGCGCCGCAAGCCCGCCGCCTGA
- a CDS encoding fused MFS/spermidine synthase — protein sequence MPANSSGPLSAPHRCARANSPVVIETPHLVSLCFDERGMQSCMYVDGPDLLALGYTRTMAGFLLLHPRPRRIAMIGLGGGSLAKYFYRYLPDAQITSIEINPDVIALRDRFRIPPDDARFTVLCADGASYVASAGDARADVLIVDGFDAGGLPLELGTRQFYADCRRHLADDGVLVVNLLVDDPRVADSLAALRDAFGASAALAPAEDSALNLIVFAWKTDAPLPSLETMIERANALADRHSVDLAEAAVRLELGASYDWSRFGEPVDA from the coding sequence ATGCCCGCGAACTCGTCGGGCCCGCTGTCCGCGCCGCACCGTTGCGCTCGCGCGAATTCGCCCGTCGTGATCGAGACGCCGCATCTCGTGTCGCTGTGCTTCGACGAGCGCGGCATGCAAAGCTGCATGTACGTCGACGGCCCGGATCTGCTCGCGCTCGGCTACACGCGCACGATGGCAGGCTTTCTGCTGCTGCACCCGCGGCCGCGGCGAATCGCGATGATCGGCCTGGGCGGCGGCTCGCTCGCGAAATATTTTTACCGGTACCTGCCCGATGCGCAGATCACGTCGATCGAGATCAATCCGGACGTGATCGCGCTGCGCGACCGGTTCCGGATTCCGCCCGACGACGCGCGCTTCACGGTTCTGTGCGCGGACGGCGCAAGCTATGTCGCGTCGGCGGGCGACGCGCGCGCCGACGTGTTGATCGTCGACGGCTTCGACGCCGGCGGCCTGCCGCTCGAGCTCGGCACCCGGCAGTTCTACGCGGACTGCCGCCGCCATCTGGCGGACGACGGCGTGCTCGTCGTCAATCTGCTCGTCGACGATCCGCGGGTGGCCGACAGCCTCGCCGCGCTGCGCGACGCGTTCGGCGCATCGGCGGCGCTCGCGCCCGCCGAGGACAGCGCGCTGAACCTGATCGTCTTCGCCTGGAAAACCGACGCGCCGCTGCCGTCGCTCGAGACGATGATCGAGCGCGCGAACGCGCTGGCCGATCGGCACAGCGTCGATCTCGCCGAGGCGGCAGTGCGGCTCGAACTGGGCGCGAGCTACGACTGGAGCAGGTTCGGCGAACCGGTCGACGCGTGA
- a CDS encoding HPr family phosphocarrier protein, which yields MAHALIEIGPKWGRYDAAFAGEALAGAAGRFQSDIVVVANGRHANAKDVMSVVALRAKCGTRMQILSSGPDEEDALDSLAALLTQR from the coding sequence GTGGCACACGCATTGATCGAAATCGGTCCGAAATGGGGGCGCTATGACGCCGCGTTCGCAGGCGAGGCGCTCGCCGGCGCGGCGGGCCGCTTCCAGAGCGACATCGTCGTCGTCGCGAACGGTCGCCATGCGAACGCGAAGGACGTGATGTCCGTGGTCGCGCTGCGCGCGAAATGCGGCACGCGGATGCAGATCCTGTCGAGCGGCCCCGACGAGGAGGACGCGCTCGATTCCCTCGCGGCGCTGCTGACCCAACGCTGA
- a CDS encoding YoaK family protein: MPVAYFRSLAGKDRNLDANRHLGFSLAFVAGAANAGGFLAVKQYTSHMSGIVSAIADQAALGDIVLVFAGIASLASFLLGAATSAVLVNWGRRKGLHSRYAFPLLLEAFLLLCFGLLGSHLALWRAFFVPVTVVLLCFIMGLQNAIITKLSNAEIRTTHMTGIVTDLGIELGKLFYWNSTQVDPGEPDVYANRQKLRVLGTMLAMFFSGGLAGALGFKHVGYSVTIPLAGLLVVLAGIPMLDDLREWAGRPGSGRVR; this comes from the coding sequence ATGCCTGTCGCCTACTTTCGCAGCCTCGCCGGAAAGGACCGCAATCTCGACGCGAACCGCCACCTCGGCTTTTCCCTGGCGTTCGTCGCGGGCGCCGCGAACGCCGGCGGCTTTCTCGCCGTCAAGCAGTACACGTCGCACATGAGCGGCATCGTCTCGGCGATCGCCGATCAGGCGGCCCTCGGCGACATCGTGCTCGTGTTCGCGGGAATCGCGTCGCTCGCGTCGTTCCTGCTGGGCGCGGCCACGTCGGCCGTGCTCGTCAACTGGGGCCGCCGCAAGGGGCTGCACAGCCGCTATGCGTTCCCGCTGCTGCTGGAGGCGTTCCTGCTGCTGTGCTTCGGGCTGCTCGGCAGCCATCTGGCGCTCTGGCGGGCGTTCTTCGTGCCCGTCACGGTCGTTCTGCTGTGCTTCATCATGGGCCTGCAGAACGCGATCATCACGAAGCTCTCGAACGCCGAGATCCGCACGACGCACATGACGGGCATCGTCACCGATCTCGGCATCGAGCTCGGCAAGCTGTTCTACTGGAACTCGACGCAGGTCGACCCCGGCGAGCCCGACGTGTACGCGAACCGGCAGAAGCTGCGCGTGCTCGGCACGATGCTCGCGATGTTCTTCTCGGGCGGCCTCGCGGGCGCGCTCGGCTTCAAGCATGTGGGCTATTCGGTGACGATTCCGCTCGCGGGCCTGCTCGTCGTGCTGGCCGGCATCCCGATGCTCGACGACCTGCGCGAATGGGCCGGCCGGCCGGGCAGCGGGCGCGTGCGCTGA
- the hyfB gene encoding hydrogenase 4 subunit B, translating into MEQGLLLRCVLFIALAWLALGCAGLANMRRTGVIAHGLYPIGALAGLALAAAGLAGVFAGPSTAVLPLGLPDLPFHLRIDALSSYFLFVLGVVTAGVGAFSSGYFRKGEGTAPGLICFEYHVCVASMALLLVADDAYCFMVAWETLTLSATFLVMTNHRIAEIRRAAFLYFLISHVGALALLLCFGLLQAGTGDYTFANMRVQHLDGLAASAAFVLALAGFGAKAGIFPLHVWLPDAHPAAPSPVSALLSGFVLKVGLYGILRTVLDLLHVQVAWWGVLMLALGLFSALLGVVFSTIQTDMKRLLAYSSIDNVGLMCVSLGLTILFLGYRLPALAALSLTALLYQIVAHACFKSLLFLGTGAVLHATGERNLGRLGGLIRFMPWTAWAMLVAVAASAGLPPSSGFVSEWLLVQSFLFTPGLPDSVLGMTVPLVAALVALTAALAGYTMVKFFGIVFLGQPREAKLERARDASPWERVAFGWFAAASVLLGLAPVQYVKVLDAVTRALIGAGIGGTNHGWLLFAPVSTARASYMPALFMLFFVACCALAWLLVRRFYHGQLRRSAPWSCGNPFVTARMQDTAEGFGQPIREIFTPFFRVERRLPSPYDRQPEYRMSVADRTWHLLYEPIAALVNRVASLVGLLQTGRIAVYLMYSFIVLIVLLTVVRRW; encoded by the coding sequence ATGGAACAGGGCCTGCTTCTCCGATGCGTGCTGTTCATCGCGCTCGCGTGGCTCGCGCTCGGCTGCGCCGGACTCGCGAACATGCGCCGCACCGGTGTGATCGCACACGGTCTCTATCCGATCGGCGCGCTGGCGGGCCTCGCGCTCGCGGCAGCCGGTCTCGCCGGGGTGTTCGCCGGACCGTCGACGGCCGTGCTGCCGCTCGGCCTGCCCGATCTGCCGTTCCATCTGCGCATCGATGCGCTGTCCTCCTATTTCCTGTTCGTGCTCGGCGTGGTGACGGCGGGCGTCGGCGCGTTCTCGTCCGGCTACTTCCGCAAGGGCGAGGGCACGGCGCCCGGCCTCATCTGCTTCGAATACCACGTGTGCGTCGCGAGCATGGCGCTTCTGCTCGTCGCGGACGACGCGTACTGCTTCATGGTCGCGTGGGAGACGCTGACGCTGTCGGCGACCTTCCTCGTGATGACGAACCACCGGATCGCCGAGATCCGCCGCGCCGCATTCCTCTATTTCCTGATCTCGCACGTCGGCGCGCTCGCGCTCCTGCTGTGCTTCGGCCTGCTGCAGGCGGGCACGGGCGATTACACGTTCGCGAACATGCGCGTCCAGCATCTCGACGGGCTCGCCGCGTCGGCCGCGTTCGTGCTCGCGCTCGCCGGCTTCGGCGCGAAGGCGGGCATCTTCCCGCTTCACGTGTGGCTGCCGGACGCGCATCCGGCCGCGCCGTCACCCGTGTCCGCGCTCCTGAGCGGCTTCGTGCTGAAGGTCGGCCTGTACGGGATCCTGCGCACGGTGCTCGACCTGCTGCACGTGCAGGTGGCGTGGTGGGGCGTGCTCATGCTCGCGCTCGGCCTGTTCAGCGCGTTGCTCGGCGTCGTGTTCAGCACGATCCAGACCGACATGAAGCGGCTGCTCGCCTATTCGTCGATCGACAACGTCGGCCTGATGTGCGTGAGCCTCGGGCTCACGATCCTGTTCCTCGGCTACCGGCTGCCCGCGCTCGCCGCGCTGTCGCTGACGGCGCTGCTGTATCAGATCGTCGCGCACGCGTGCTTCAAGAGCCTGCTGTTCCTCGGCACGGGCGCCGTGCTGCACGCGACGGGCGAGCGCAATCTCGGCCGGCTCGGCGGCCTGATCCGCTTCATGCCGTGGACCGCGTGGGCGATGCTCGTCGCGGTCGCCGCGAGCGCCGGGCTGCCGCCGTCGAGCGGCTTCGTGTCCGAATGGCTGCTCGTGCAGAGCTTCCTGTTCACGCCGGGCCTGCCGGATTCGGTGCTCGGGATGACGGTGCCGCTCGTCGCGGCGCTCGTCGCGCTGACGGCGGCGCTCGCCGGCTACACGATGGTCAAGTTCTTCGGCATCGTGTTCCTCGGCCAGCCGCGCGAGGCCAAGCTCGAGCGCGCGCGCGACGCGAGCCCGTGGGAGCGCGTCGCGTTCGGCTGGTTCGCGGCGGCGAGCGTGCTGCTCGGCCTCGCGCCCGTCCAGTACGTGAAGGTGCTCGACGCGGTCACGCGCGCGCTGATCGGCGCGGGCATCGGCGGAACGAACCACGGATGGCTGCTGTTCGCGCCCGTGTCCACCGCGCGCGCGAGCTACATGCCGGCGCTCTTCATGCTGTTCTTCGTCGCGTGCTGCGCGCTCGCGTGGCTGCTCGTGCGGCGCTTCTACCACGGGCAGCTCCGGCGCTCGGCGCCGTGGTCGTGCGGCAATCCGTTCGTGACCGCGCGGATGCAGGACACGGCCGAAGGCTTCGGTCAGCCGATCCGCGAGATCTTCACACCGTTCTTCCGCGTCGAGCGGCGGCTGCCGTCGCCGTACGACCGGCAGCCGGAATACCGGATGAGCGTCGCGGACCGCACGTGGCATCTGCTGTACGAGCCGATCGCCGCGCTGGTGAACCGCGTCGCCTCGCTCGTCGGGCTGTTGCAGACGGGGCGCATCGCGGTCTATCTGATGTACAGCTTCATCGTGCTGATCGTCCTTTTGACGGTGGTGAGACGATGGTGA
- a CDS encoding respiratory chain complex I subunit 1 family protein — translation MVTASGILSQTLEILVALAAAPLLTGWVNQCRAWLQNRRAPSIWQPYRMLHKLFNKESIVAAHASPLFRGAPYVVWAAMTLACAIVPTLSTELPFSPAADAIALVGLFALARVALSLAAMDIGTAFGTLGARREMLIGFLAEPALLMVLFSASLITRSTLLTSIVATLGHREIVIYPSLAFAGIAFTLVSLAENARLPVDNPATHLELTMIHEALILEYSGRHLALMEWAASLKLFAYSCIGLALFMPWGIAEAGSPLALLFALPALFIKLLLGGAALAVVETTNAKMRLFRVPEFLATAFLLAVIGMLVHFLLGA, via the coding sequence ATGGTGACCGCATCCGGCATCCTGTCACAGACGCTCGAGATTCTCGTCGCGCTCGCGGCCGCGCCGCTGTTGACGGGCTGGGTCAACCAGTGCCGCGCGTGGCTGCAGAACCGCCGCGCGCCGAGCATCTGGCAGCCGTACCGGATGCTGCACAAGCTGTTCAACAAGGAATCGATCGTCGCGGCGCACGCGAGCCCGCTCTTTCGCGGCGCGCCTTACGTGGTCTGGGCGGCGATGACGCTCGCGTGCGCGATCGTGCCGACGCTGTCGACCGAGCTGCCGTTCTCGCCCGCCGCCGACGCGATCGCGCTCGTCGGCCTGTTCGCGCTCGCGCGCGTCGCGCTGTCGCTCGCGGCGATGGACATCGGTACCGCGTTCGGCACGCTCGGCGCGCGCCGCGAAATGCTGATCGGCTTCCTCGCTGAACCGGCGCTCCTGATGGTGCTGTTCTCGGCGTCGCTGATCACGCGCTCGACGCTGCTGACGAGCATCGTCGCGACGCTCGGCCACCGCGAGATCGTGATCTATCCGAGCCTCGCGTTCGCGGGGATCGCGTTTACGCTCGTGTCGCTCGCGGAGAACGCGCGGCTGCCGGTCGACAACCCCGCGACGCACCTCGAGCTGACGATGATTCACGAGGCGCTGATCCTCGAATATTCGGGCCGCCATCTCGCGCTGATGGAATGGGCGGCAAGCCTGAAGCTCTTCGCGTATTCGTGCATCGGCCTCGCGCTCTTCATGCCGTGGGGGATCGCCGAGGCGGGCAGTCCGCTCGCGCTGCTGTTCGCGCTGCCGGCGCTCTTCATCAAGCTGCTCCTGGGCGGCGCGGCGCTCGCCGTCGTCGAGACGACGAACGCGAAGATGCGCCTGTTCCGCGTGCCCGAATTTCTCGCGACCGCGTTCCTGCTCGCGGTGATCGGCATGCTCGTCCATTTCCTGCTGGGGGCGTAG
- a CDS encoding formate hydrogenlyase, which translates to MHGYATQLVNFLAAILLLLSFAMLSQRRILSLIHLYTLQGVALVSANLILGFVTADTHLYVSAALTLLLKVGLIPWILYRLVQRLNVKADVEPLLNIPTTLVAGIALVIVAFNVAAPISRLAESAARGTLGIALACVLLSFMMMITRAKAIPQVIGFLSMENGLFFAAAAATNGMPMIVELGIGLDVLVGILILGVFMFQIREQFDSLDIHHLEKLKDD; encoded by the coding sequence ATGCACGGCTACGCGACGCAGCTCGTCAATTTCCTCGCGGCGATCCTGCTGCTCCTGTCGTTCGCGATGCTGAGCCAGCGGCGGATCCTGTCGCTGATCCATCTGTATACGCTGCAGGGCGTCGCGCTCGTGTCGGCGAACCTGATTCTCGGCTTCGTGACGGCGGACACGCATCTGTACGTGTCCGCCGCGCTCACGCTGCTGCTGAAGGTCGGGCTGATCCCGTGGATCCTGTACCGGCTCGTGCAGCGGCTGAACGTGAAGGCCGACGTCGAGCCGCTCCTGAACATCCCGACGACGCTCGTCGCCGGCATCGCGCTCGTGATCGTCGCGTTCAACGTCGCGGCGCCGATCAGCCGGCTCGCCGAATCGGCCGCGCGCGGCACGCTCGGCATCGCGCTCGCGTGCGTGCTGCTGTCGTTCATGATGATGATCACGCGCGCGAAGGCGATTCCGCAGGTGATCGGCTTCCTGTCGATGGAAAACGGCCTGTTCTTCGCCGCCGCGGCGGCGACCAACGGGATGCCGATGATCGTCGAGCTCGGGATCGGGCTCGACGTGCTCGTCGGTATCCTGATCCTCGGCGTATTCATGTTCCAGATCCGCGAGCAGTTCGACAGCCTCGACATCCACCATCTCGAGAAACTGAAAGATGATTGA